A genome region from Geminicoccus roseus DSM 18922 includes the following:
- a CDS encoding glutathione S-transferase family protein: protein MLRLHHFPLCPYSRKIRVLLREKNLRFEEVEVEPWKQVDALFELNPALEVPVLQDDDLTVCDSGAIADFLGESRPEQNFLGNTLERRNETRRLVAWFDDKFAREVTDLLWREKLIKRLKRIGTPNSDNMRAGSANLKAHLAYLSSLFAERRWLAGDDLTLADMAAAAHLSVLDYLGDVPWQNFPLAKEWYGKMKSRPSFRPILADRLPAMKPPLHYDDLDF, encoded by the coding sequence ATGCTTCGACTTCATCACTTTCCGCTCTGCCCCTATTCCCGCAAGATCCGGGTGCTCCTGCGCGAGAAGAATCTCCGCTTCGAGGAGGTCGAGGTCGAGCCGTGGAAGCAGGTCGACGCCCTGTTCGAGCTGAACCCGGCCCTGGAAGTGCCGGTTTTGCAGGATGACGACCTGACGGTGTGCGACAGCGGGGCGATCGCCGACTTCCTGGGCGAATCGCGGCCCGAGCAGAACTTCCTGGGCAACACGCTGGAGCGGCGCAACGAGACCCGTCGGCTGGTCGCCTGGTTCGACGACAAGTTCGCCCGCGAGGTCACCGACCTGCTCTGGCGGGAGAAGCTGATCAAGCGGCTGAAACGGATCGGCACGCCGAACTCGGACAACATGCGGGCCGGCTCGGCCAACCTGAAGGCGCACCTGGCCTACCTGAGCAGCCTGTTCGCCGAGCGGCGCTGGCTGGCCGGCGACGACCTCACCCTGGCGGACATGGCGGCGGCCGCCCATCTGTCGGTCCTGGACTATCTGGGCGACGTGCCCTGGCAGAACTTCCCGCTGGCGAAGGAATGGTACGGCAAGATGAAGTCGCGGCCGAGCTTCCGGCCGATCCTGGCCGACCGGCTGCCGGCGATGAAGCCGCCGCTGCACTACGACGATCTCGACTTCTGA
- the glcF gene encoding glycolate oxidase subunit GlcF, whose protein sequence is MQTSFTLAQLADPKTKEAEKILRTCVHCGFCTATCPTYVLLGDELDSPRGRIYLIKDMLENDRPADERVARHVDRCLSCLSCTTTCPSGVDYMHLIDHARVRVEKTYERPAGDRWQRWMLAKVLPRPGLFRLALMGAALGRPFAKAMPKRLRTMLKMAPADLPGPSAMDRPGVVKAQGEKRLRVALLQGCAQRVLDPAINEATIRLLTRLGCEVVLVRDAVCCGALTLHMGKEDEAKATARRTIMAWSREMEKNGLDAVVINASGCGTTVKDYAHLFQNDHDPDIAARAEAIAAMALDVTELVDRLGLPEPAAPTGQRVAYHSACSMQHGQKIKTLPQKLLRRAGFVVVEPGESHLCCGSAGTYNILQPEIADRLKERKVANIEKLAPEIIATGNIGCMTQIGSGTAVPVVHTVELLDWASGGPMPSKLHAGREAA, encoded by the coding sequence GTGCAGACCAGCTTCACCCTGGCGCAGCTCGCCGATCCCAAGACCAAGGAAGCGGAGAAGATCCTCCGCACCTGCGTGCATTGCGGGTTCTGCACGGCGACCTGCCCGACCTACGTGCTGCTTGGCGACGAGCTCGATTCGCCGCGCGGCCGGATCTACCTGATCAAGGACATGCTGGAGAACGACCGCCCGGCCGACGAGCGGGTCGCCCGCCATGTCGACCGCTGCCTGTCCTGCCTGTCCTGCACCACGACCTGCCCGTCCGGCGTCGACTACATGCACCTGATCGACCATGCCCGGGTGCGGGTCGAGAAGACCTACGAGCGGCCGGCCGGCGACCGCTGGCAGCGCTGGATGCTGGCCAAGGTGCTGCCGCGGCCAGGCCTGTTCCGGCTGGCCCTGATGGGGGCGGCGCTGGGCCGGCCGTTCGCGAAGGCGATGCCGAAGCGCCTGCGCACCATGCTGAAGATGGCGCCGGCCGACCTGCCCGGCCCCTCGGCCATGGACCGCCCGGGCGTGGTCAAGGCGCAGGGCGAGAAGCGGCTGCGGGTGGCGCTCCTGCAGGGTTGCGCCCAGCGGGTGCTGGACCCGGCGATCAACGAGGCGACCATCCGCCTGCTGACCCGGCTGGGCTGCGAGGTCGTGCTGGTCAGGGATGCGGTGTGCTGCGGCGCGCTCACCCTGCACATGGGCAAGGAGGACGAGGCCAAGGCGACCGCCAGGCGGACGATCATGGCCTGGAGCCGGGAGATGGAGAAGAACGGGCTGGACGCGGTGGTGATCAACGCCTCGGGCTGCGGCACCACGGTCAAGGACTATGCCCATCTGTTCCAGAACGACCACGACCCGGACATCGCGGCGCGGGCTGAAGCGATCGCGGCGATGGCGCTGGACGTGACCGAGCTGGTCGACCGGCTGGGCCTGCCCGAACCCGCCGCCCCGACCGGTCAGCGCGTCGCCTACCATTCCGCCTGCTCGATGCAGCACGGGCAGAAGATCAAGACCCTGCCGCAAAAGCTCCTGCGCCGGGCCGGCTTCGTGGTGGTGGAGCCGGGCGAGAGCCATCTGTGCTGCGGCTCGGCCGGCACCTACAACATCCTCCAGCCGGAGATCGCGGATCGGCTGAAGGAGCGCAAGGTCGCCAACATCGAGAAGCTGGCGCCGGAGATCATCGCCACCGGCAACATCGGCTGCATGACCCAGATCGGCAGCGGCACGGCAGTTCCGGTGGTGCATACGGTGGAACTGCTGGACTGGGCAAGCGGCGGGCCGATGCCCTCCAAGCTGCACGCCGGGCGCGAAGCGGCTTGA
- a CDS encoding FAD-binding protein has product MELLVPHSLAEVEDMVASALAARTPLSVLGQGSKAGLGQAVAQPVGLSTRAMTGITLYEPEELVLSCGAGTPLSEIEATLAERSQQLSFEPPDASAWYGGEPGRSTMGGVFATNLAGPRRFKAGAPRDHLLGVQCVTGRGEAIKTGGRVVKNVTGYDLCKLLAGSFGTLAVMGHLTFKVLPASERTATLAIFGEDLHDLAARLRAASGTAYEISGATLLPPAAARRTGIDALASAGGAVALLRLEGVAPSVEDRMAGLIRQVVGDSAPHRVIEEESLALWRAIRDLAVLPDRPVLWRLSLAPTAGPDAARALMALGADLFLDQVGGQVWAALDEAQAGLVRALTDLGGHATLMRAPDADRREVAVFQPQQPPLAALARRVKQSFDPEGILEPGRMTLAA; this is encoded by the coding sequence ATGGAATTGCTGGTGCCGCACAGCCTGGCCGAGGTGGAGGACATGGTCGCCTCGGCGCTGGCGGCGCGCACGCCGCTCTCGGTCCTGGGCCAGGGCAGCAAGGCCGGGCTCGGCCAGGCCGTGGCCCAGCCGGTCGGCCTCTCCACCCGGGCGATGACGGGGATCACCCTGTACGAGCCGGAGGAGCTGGTCCTGTCCTGCGGCGCCGGCACGCCGTTGAGCGAGATCGAGGCGACCCTGGCCGAGCGCTCGCAGCAGCTGAGCTTCGAGCCGCCGGACGCGTCCGCCTGGTATGGCGGCGAGCCCGGCCGCTCCACCATGGGCGGCGTGTTCGCCACCAACCTAGCCGGCCCCAGGCGGTTCAAGGCCGGAGCGCCCCGCGACCATCTCTTAGGGGTGCAATGCGTCACCGGCCGGGGCGAGGCGATCAAGACCGGCGGGCGGGTGGTCAAGAACGTCACCGGCTATGACCTGTGCAAGCTCCTGGCCGGCTCGTTCGGCACGCTCGCGGTGATGGGCCACCTGACCTTCAAGGTGCTGCCAGCATCCGAGCGGACCGCCACCCTGGCGATCTTCGGCGAGGATCTGCACGACCTGGCGGCGCGCCTGCGGGCCGCCTCGGGCACCGCCTACGAGATCTCCGGCGCAACGTTGCTGCCGCCGGCTGCCGCCCGGCGGACCGGGATCGACGCGCTGGCCAGTGCGGGCGGTGCGGTGGCCCTGCTCCGGCTGGAAGGGGTGGCCCCCTCGGTCGAGGACCGGATGGCCGGGCTGATCCGCCAGGTGGTGGGCGACAGCGCGCCGCATCGGGTGATCGAGGAGGAGAGCCTGGCGCTGTGGCGGGCGATCCGCGACCTGGCCGTGCTGCCGGACCGCCCGGTGCTCTGGCGGCTGTCCCTGGCGCCCACCGCCGGCCCGGACGCCGCGCGCGCCCTGATGGCGCTTGGCGCAGACCTGTTCCTGGACCAGGTCGGCGGGCAGGTCTGGGCGGCGCTGGACGAGGCCCAGGCCGGGCTGGTGCGGGCGCTCACCGACCTTGGCGGCCACGCCACCCTGATGCGCGCCCCGGATGCCGACCGCCGCGAGGTGGCGGTGTTCCAGCCGCAGCAGCCGCCGCTCGCCGCCCTTGCCCGGAGGGTCAAGCAGTCGTTCGACCCGGAAGGGATCCTGGAGCCTGGCCGCATGACGCTCGCCGCCTGA
- a CDS encoding FAD-linked oxidase C-terminal domain-containing protein, protein MLMPAPDEGILARRAEIVAAMRAILPGEGVIADTIGLKPYECDGLSAYRAVPIAVVLPKTTAEVAEILAYCHREKVKVVPRGAGTSLSGGSLPLVDGIVLGLGKFNRILDIDFENRTVTAQPGVTNLGITKAVEHAGFYYAPDPSSQIACSIGGNIAENSGGVHCLKYGLTTNNVLGLEMVLPNGEIVRLGGKHLDSEGYDLLGLMTGSEGLLGVVTEVTVRILQKPPTARAVLMGFPSSEQGGDTVASIIAAGIIPGGLEMMDRPAIQAAEDFLHAGYPLDVEALLICELDGPEVEVDHLIETVEGIARQHGATELRVSQSEEERLLFWAGRKAAFPAVGRISPDYYCMDGTIPRGRLAEVLAGMQRMSKQYGLRVANVFHAGDGNLHPLILFDANKPDELEKAEAFGSDILKLCVEVGGVLTGEHGVGVEKRDLMPTMFTEADLNQQIRVKCAFDPAQILNPGKVFPKLHRCAEMGRLHVSGGRMPFADLPRF, encoded by the coding sequence ATGCTGATGCCAGCCCCCGATGAGGGCATCCTCGCGCGCCGCGCCGAGATCGTCGCGGCCATGCGCGCGATCCTGCCGGGCGAAGGGGTGATCGCCGACACGATCGGGCTGAAGCCCTACGAGTGCGACGGGCTGTCGGCCTACCGGGCGGTGCCGATCGCGGTGGTGCTGCCCAAGACCACCGCCGAAGTGGCGGAGATCCTGGCCTACTGCCATCGCGAGAAGGTCAAGGTGGTGCCGCGCGGGGCCGGGACCTCGCTGTCCGGCGGCTCCCTTCCGCTGGTCGACGGGATCGTGCTGGGGCTGGGCAAGTTCAACCGCATCCTGGACATCGACTTCGAGAACCGCACGGTCACCGCCCAGCCGGGCGTCACCAATCTCGGCATCACCAAGGCGGTGGAGCATGCCGGGTTCTACTACGCTCCCGACCCCTCCTCGCAGATCGCCTGCTCGATCGGCGGCAACATCGCCGAGAACTCGGGCGGGGTGCACTGCCTGAAATACGGGCTCACCACCAACAACGTGCTGGGCCTGGAGATGGTGCTGCCGAACGGCGAGATCGTGCGCCTGGGCGGCAAGCATCTCGATTCGGAAGGCTACGACCTGCTGGGCCTGATGACCGGCTCGGAGGGGCTGCTGGGCGTGGTCACCGAGGTGACGGTGCGCATCCTGCAAAAGCCGCCGACCGCGCGCGCGGTGCTGATGGGCTTTCCCAGCTCCGAGCAGGGCGGCGACACGGTGGCCTCCATCATCGCGGCCGGGATCATCCCGGGCGGGCTGGAGATGATGGACAGGCCGGCGATCCAGGCGGCCGAGGACTTCCTGCATGCCGGATATCCCCTGGACGTCGAGGCGCTGCTGATCTGCGAGCTGGACGGGCCAGAGGTCGAGGTCGACCACCTGATCGAGACGGTGGAAGGGATCGCCCGCCAGCATGGCGCCACCGAGCTGCGGGTCAGCCAGAGCGAGGAGGAGCGCCTCCTGTTCTGGGCCGGCCGCAAGGCGGCCTTCCCGGCGGTGGGCCGGATCTCCCCGGACTATTACTGCATGGACGGGACGATCCCGCGCGGGCGGCTGGCCGAGGTGCTGGCCGGGATGCAGCGGATGTCGAAGCAGTATGGCCTGCGCGTCGCCAACGTGTTCCATGCCGGCGATGGCAACCTGCACCCGCTGATCCTGTTCGACGCCAACAAGCCGGACGAGCTGGAGAAGGCCGAGGCGTTCGGCAGCGACATCCTCAAGCTGTGCGTCGAGGTCGGCGGGGTGCTGACCGGCGAGCACGGCGTGGGGGTGGAGAAGCGCGACCTGATGCCGACCATGTTCACCGAGGCGGACCTGAACCAGCAGATCCGGGTGAAGTGCGCGTTCGACCCGGCGCAGATCCTCAATCCCGGCAAGGTCTTCCCCAAGCTGCACCGCTGCGCCGAGATGGGCCGGCTGCACGTCTCCGGCGGGCGGATGCCGTTCGCCGACCTCCCCCGCTTCTAG
- a CDS encoding glutamine synthetase family protein, producing the protein MNGMLTLDELEKLIASGEIDTVVVAFTDMQGRLIGKRSTGRFFLDSVVKEWHACDYLLAVDMEMEPVPGFKAASWDKGYGDFVIKPDLGTLRRIPWLEGTALCLGDVVDHHGEDLPHSPRAILKKQLARLAKRGMTAKMASELEFYVFDDDYRTARDKRYHDVRTAGWYIEDYHVFETTKREKLLRAIRNGIDNAGIPVQESKGEWGPGQEELNLVYAEALEMADRHVIFKNGAKEIAWQHGQSLTFMAKWKQDLAGSSCHIHASLWDKEADKPLFADKGGKNGFSRLFQNYLAGYLAAGGDATLLFAPNINSYKRFVAGSFAPTNLVWSQDNRTAGFRVLGGGAALRAECRVPGADVNPYLAYAGLLAAGLHGIENELELPEAFSGDAYGSAEIPAVPRTLHAACDRFDRSEVMRAALGDEVVDHYVHAARWEQAEHDRAVTDWELIRYFERG; encoded by the coding sequence ATGAATGGCATGCTTACGCTGGACGAGCTGGAGAAGCTGATCGCGTCCGGCGAGATCGACACGGTGGTGGTCGCGTTCACCGACATGCAGGGCCGGCTGATCGGCAAGCGTTCCACGGGCCGGTTCTTCCTGGATAGCGTCGTCAAGGAATGGCACGCCTGCGACTATCTCCTGGCGGTCGACATGGAGATGGAGCCGGTCCCGGGCTTCAAGGCGGCCTCCTGGGACAAGGGCTATGGCGACTTCGTAATCAAGCCGGACCTCGGCACCCTGCGGCGGATCCCGTGGCTGGAGGGCACCGCGCTGTGCCTGGGCGACGTGGTCGACCATCACGGCGAGGACCTGCCGCACAGCCCGCGCGCGATCCTGAAGAAGCAGCTGGCGCGCCTGGCCAAGCGCGGCATGACCGCCAAGATGGCGTCGGAGCTGGAATTCTACGTCTTCGACGACGACTACCGGACCGCGCGCGACAAGCGCTACCACGATGTCCGGACCGCCGGCTGGTACATCGAGGACTACCACGTCTTCGAGACCACCAAGCGCGAGAAGCTCCTGCGCGCGATCCGCAACGGGATCGACAACGCCGGCATCCCCGTCCAGGAGAGCAAGGGCGAGTGGGGACCGGGCCAGGAGGAGCTGAACCTGGTCTATGCCGAGGCGCTGGAGATGGCCGACCGCCACGTCATCTTCAAGAACGGCGCCAAGGAGATCGCCTGGCAGCACGGCCAGTCGCTCACCTTCATGGCCAAGTGGAAGCAGGACCTGGCCGGCAGTTCCTGCCACATCCACGCCTCCCTCTGGGACAAGGAGGCCGACAAGCCGCTGTTCGCCGACAAGGGCGGCAAGAACGGCTTTTCCAGGCTGTTCCAGAACTACCTGGCCGGCTACCTGGCGGCCGGCGGCGACGCCACCTTGCTGTTCGCCCCCAACATCAACAGCTACAAGCGCTTCGTGGCCGGCAGCTTCGCGCCGACCAACCTGGTCTGGAGCCAGGACAACCGCACCGCGGGCTTCCGGGTGCTGGGCGGCGGGGCGGCGCTGCGGGCGGAGTGCCGGGTGCCGGGCGCCGACGTGAACCCCTATCTCGCCTATGCCGGCCTGCTGGCGGCCGGGCTGCACGGGATCGAGAACGAGCTGGAGCTCCCCGAGGCCTTCTCCGGCGACGCCTATGGGTCCGCCGAGATCCCAGCGGTGCCAAGGACGCTCCATGCCGCCTGCGACCGGTTCGACCGCTCGGAGGTGATGCGCGCGGCGCTGGGCGACGAGGTGGTCGACCATTATGTCCACGCGGCCCGCTGGGAGCAGGCGGAGCACGACCGGGCGGTCACCGACTGGGAACTGATCCGCTACTTCGAGCGCGGCTGA
- a CDS encoding mandelate racemase/muconate lactonizing enzyme family protein produces MKITEVRAHRLEAPLSEPFSYARARYGTRAAMIVEIVTDEGLTGWGECYGPASLTAAAVEAFRPQLLGEDPLRTDWLWQEIYARFRDHGQKGVVIQGLSGVDIALWDLKGKKLGLPIHRLMGGPLRSEVRAYATGLYRRDEGDPIAYLAEEASAYVEAGFGAVKLKVGFGVEEDAAVTAALREAIGPKAGLMIDANHAYDSISAIRLARKVEHLDIGWFEEPVPPEDLAGYRAVRAATSIPVAGGECEFTRYGFREVLTSGSIDILQPDTCAAGGLSEAKKIADMSIAFGVRYVPHVWGTGIATAAALQLLAVLPATPSALRPVEPMLELDQTQHPVRDALLVDPIRHQRGVVSVPQGPGLGIEVDRAALDHFAVR; encoded by the coding sequence ATGAAGATCACCGAAGTCCGGGCCCACCGGCTCGAGGCGCCGCTGTCGGAGCCCTTCTCCTACGCGCGTGCCCGCTACGGCACCCGTGCCGCCATGATCGTCGAGATCGTGACCGACGAGGGCCTGACCGGCTGGGGCGAATGCTATGGCCCGGCTTCCCTGACCGCGGCCGCCGTCGAGGCGTTCCGCCCGCAGCTCCTGGGCGAGGATCCGCTGCGCACCGACTGGCTGTGGCAGGAGATCTACGCCCGGTTCCGCGATCATGGGCAGAAGGGCGTCGTCATCCAGGGCCTGAGCGGCGTCGACATCGCGCTTTGGGACCTGAAGGGCAAGAAGCTCGGCCTGCCGATCCACCGGCTGATGGGCGGGCCGCTGCGCAGCGAGGTGCGGGCCTATGCCACCGGCCTCTATCGCCGGGACGAGGGCGACCCGATTGCCTATCTGGCGGAGGAAGCGTCAGCTTATGTCGAGGCCGGGTTCGGGGCGGTCAAGCTGAAGGTCGGCTTCGGCGTCGAGGAGGACGCCGCGGTCACCGCGGCGCTGCGCGAGGCGATCGGGCCCAAGGCCGGCCTGATGATCGACGCCAACCATGCCTATGACTCGATCTCCGCCATCCGGCTCGCCCGCAAGGTCGAGCATCTCGACATCGGCTGGTTCGAGGAGCCGGTGCCGCCGGAAGACCTGGCCGGCTACCGCGCGGTCAGGGCGGCAACCTCCATCCCGGTGGCCGGCGGCGAGTGCGAGTTCACCCGCTACGGCTTTCGCGAGGTGCTGACCTCCGGCTCGATCGACATCCTCCAGCCCGATACCTGCGCCGCCGGCGGCCTCAGCGAGGCCAAGAAGATCGCCGACATGTCGATCGCGTTCGGCGTGCGCTACGTGCCGCATGTCTGGGGCACCGGCATCGCCACCGCCGCCGCCCTGCAGCTCCTGGCGGTCCTGCCGGCGACCCCCTCGGCGCTGCGCCCGGTCGAGCCGATGCTGGAACTCGACCAGACCCAGCACCCGGTGCGCGACGCGCTCCTGGTCGACCCGATCCGGCACCAGCGCGGCGTCGTGTCGGTTCCGCAGGGGCCGGGCCTGGGCATCGAGGTGGACCGCGCCGCCCTGGACCATTTCGCGGTGCGCTGA
- a CDS encoding BON domain-containing protein — translation MADEDRYRRWQDDRESYRQRDYRGRPDFRDDDDPRLRGGYDRGGDYGPGRDYPSEERGGGRRGYGPMFGGPAPGGPMFGAMGGYGTEGYRGGRGYGQDQGEHYRGDRSFFERAGDEVATWFGSDDAERRRREDARQGDQGADHHRGKGPSGYTRSDDRINEDAHDRLTDDPYLDASSITVRVSAGEVTLDGTVNSRSDKRRAEDIVDGISGVKHVQNNLRVQPGSATGERATVL, via the coding sequence ATGGCAGACGAGGATCGCTACCGTCGCTGGCAGGATGACCGCGAGAGCTACCGCCAGCGCGACTATCGAGGCCGCCCGGACTTCCGTGACGACGACGACCCGCGCCTGCGCGGCGGCTATGACCGCGGCGGCGACTACGGCCCTGGCCGCGACTATCCGAGCGAGGAGCGCGGCGGCGGCCGGCGCGGCTACGGGCCGATGTTCGGCGGCCCCGCGCCGGGCGGGCCGATGTTCGGCGCGATGGGCGGCTATGGCACCGAGGGCTACCGTGGAGGCCGCGGCTACGGCCAGGACCAGGGCGAGCATTATCGCGGCGACCGCAGCTTCTTCGAGCGGGCCGGCGACGAGGTCGCCACCTGGTTCGGCAGCGACGACGCCGAGCGCCGCCGTCGCGAGGACGCCCGGCAGGGCGACCAGGGCGCCGACCATCACCGCGGCAAGGGCCCGAGCGGCTACACCCGCTCCGACGACCGCATCAACGAGGACGCCCACGACCGCCTGACCGACGATCCCTATCTCGATGCCTCGTCGATCACGGTGCGAGTCAGCGCCGGCGAGGTCACGCTCGACGGCACGGTGAACAGCCGCAGCGACAAGCGCCGCGCCGAGGACATCGTGGACGGCATCTCGGGCGTGAAGCACGTCCAGAACAACCTGCGCGTCCAGCCGGGCAGCGCCACCGGCGAGCGCGCCACCGTGCTCTGA
- a CDS encoding calcium-binding protein, protein MATFTGTNDPDRLSGSITADVMTGLAGDDWVNGIDGDDRIDGGDGQDVLSGDAGDDYILGGRDNDLLEGWDGNDLLHGGGGRDQLQGGEGNDQIFGADGRDTLAGQVGDDDLSGGGGDDFLSGGAGNDRLSGGGGRDVFSFNVTPGAEYDFQESEIGQDIAADFVRGQDIIHMARTIDTESGPFTSWKTFADLDTNGNGVLDEGDAFIAIRDVTLDGVTQASTVIDMAGVWELGERGSQTVTVFGVTDLGAGDIRDFDKFPSRGIHLNGGPGADVLVGTPRDDYIRGSTMVGGDRGDILRGLGGDDSLNGGLGSDRLEGGDGLDDLLGGEGDDQLFGGAGDDRLWGEPLPAAIETLTESMNDYLNGGAGDDRLYGSFGRDVLTGGQGRDVFGVEAVGRRFTDGSRPEMSVLVTDFVRGEDVLDDETISFNRYDFNGDGQIRGSDAYVTLQQVTYNDETKLSLVISLRADDATAASGKLTLFGVTGLDATDFLGRTLVDA, encoded by the coding sequence ATGGCGACGTTCACTGGCACGAACGATCCGGACCGGCTGTCCGGCAGCATCACAGCGGATGTCATGACCGGCCTGGCCGGGGATGACTGGGTGAATGGCATCGACGGCGACGACCGCATCGATGGCGGCGATGGGCAGGACGTGCTCTCCGGGGATGCGGGAGACGACTACATCCTGGGCGGGCGGGACAACGACCTGCTGGAGGGCTGGGACGGGAACGACCTGCTGCATGGCGGGGGCGGCCGCGACCAGCTGCAGGGCGGGGAAGGCAACGACCAGATCTTCGGCGCGGACGGGCGCGACACGCTGGCGGGGCAGGTTGGCGACGACGACCTTTCGGGCGGGGGCGGCGACGATTTCCTGAGCGGCGGTGCCGGCAACGACCGCTTGAGCGGCGGAGGCGGCCGCGACGTGTTCTCGTTCAACGTCACGCCCGGCGCCGAGTACGATTTCCAGGAATCCGAGATCGGCCAGGACATCGCGGCGGACTTCGTGCGCGGCCAGGACATCATCCACATGGCGCGGACGATCGACACCGAATCGGGTCCGTTCACCAGCTGGAAGACGTTCGCCGACCTCGACACGAACGGCAACGGGGTGCTCGACGAGGGCGACGCGTTCATCGCGATCCGGGACGTCACGCTGGACGGGGTCACCCAGGCCTCGACCGTGATCGACATGGCAGGGGTGTGGGAACTGGGCGAGCGGGGCAGCCAGACGGTCACGGTGTTCGGCGTGACCGACCTGGGCGCGGGCGACATCCGCGACTTCGACAAGTTCCCGTCGCGGGGCATCCATCTCAATGGCGGGCCGGGGGCGGACGTGCTGGTGGGCACGCCGCGGGACGATTACATCCGCGGCTCGACCATGGTCGGGGGCGACCGCGGAGACATCCTGCGCGGCTTAGGCGGCGACGACAGCCTGAACGGCGGCCTGGGCAGCGACCGGCTGGAGGGCGGCGACGGGCTCGACGACCTGCTCGGCGGCGAAGGCGACGACCAGCTGTTCGGCGGAGCCGGCGACGACCGCCTGTGGGGCGAGCCCCTGCCCGCCGCGATCGAGACGCTCACCGAAAGCATGAACGACTACCTGAACGGCGGCGCCGGCGACGACCGGCTCTACGGCAGCTTCGGCCGGGACGTGCTCACCGGCGGCCAGGGCCGCGATGTGTTCGGCGTGGAAGCGGTCGGTCGGCGCTTCACCGACGGCAGCAGGCCCGAGATGAGCGTGCTGGTAACCGACTTCGTGCGCGGCGAGGACGTGCTCGACGACGAGACGATCTCGTTCAACAGGTACGACTTCAACGGCGACGGCCAGATCCGGGGCAGCGACGCCTACGTGACCCTGCAGCAGGTCACCTACAACGACGAGACGAAGCTCTCGCTGGTGATCAGCCTGCGCGCCGACGACGCCACGGCGGCGAGCGGCAAGCTCACCCTGTTCGGGGTGACCGGGCTGGATGCCACGGACTTCCTGGGCAGGACGCTGGTCGACGCCTGA
- a CDS encoding SGNH/GDSL hydrolase family protein: MLAAGSAAAADAKRVMVFGDSNSWGWIPITEGFPSTRYAQDERWPGVLQEQLGEGYEVVVEALSGRTTDLADPTVPNVTGAALVGADYLSPAIASHLPLDLVVIMLGTNDLKAMYDRSPYRIALGMGKLVDIVQDTGGGVGTSYPAPKVLVLAPPPLGELSPQAFQDLFAGGPEKSRRLGELYEPVARAGGAEFLDIGQVTPTDGVDGIHFTKEAQRKIGMAVADKVKAIFE; encoded by the coding sequence ATGCTGGCGGCAGGCAGCGCTGCCGCGGCGGATGCCAAGCGCGTCATGGTCTTTGGCGATTCAAACAGCTGGGGCTGGATACCCATCACCGAAGGGTTCCCCAGCACCCGCTACGCCCAGGACGAGCGCTGGCCGGGCGTCCTCCAAGAACAACTGGGCGAAGGCTACGAGGTTGTCGTGGAGGCGCTGAGCGGCCGGACCACCGACCTGGCCGACCCGACGGTGCCGAACGTCACCGGCGCCGCCCTGGTCGGCGCCGACTATCTGTCGCCGGCGATCGCCAGCCACCTGCCGCTCGACCTGGTGGTGATCATGCTCGGCACCAACGACCTGAAGGCGATGTACGACCGCTCGCCCTACCGCATCGCGCTGGGCATGGGCAAACTGGTCGACATCGTCCAGGACACTGGCGGCGGCGTCGGCACCAGCTATCCGGCGCCGAAGGTGCTGGTGCTGGCCCCGCCGCCGTTGGGGGAGCTTTCCCCGCAGGCGTTCCAGGACCTGTTCGCCGGTGGCCCGGAGAAGTCCCGGCGCTTGGGCGAGTTGTACGAGCCGGTCGCCCGCGCCGGCGGCGCCGAGTTCCTCGACATCGGCCAGGTCACCCCCACCGACGGCGTCGACGGCATCCATTTCACCAAGGAGGCGCAGCGCAAGATCGGCATGGCGGTGGCCGATAAGGTGAAGGCGATCTTCGAGTAG